A genomic region of Anopheles coustani chromosome 3, idAnoCousDA_361_x.2, whole genome shotgun sequence contains the following coding sequences:
- the LOC131259084 gene encoding protein sax-3-like, with the protein MRRKTVSLGGGPGRWEAACGGGIGQVVAVLLIISSLYNPSVEAQQRPKITEHPKDAVAAKDEPLTLNCKATGRPPPEFVWFQNGMPLSPSDRRVILPEGSLFFLRVTQNKREQDAGVYHCEARNSAGVAVSENATLQIAVLRDDFRLMPKDTVALVGGPVVLNCTPPRGIPEPSVLWIKDGKILDINGKHHSLVDSGSLLISEIQPSDSGKYECSAQSMAGTKTTPAVHLKVLAPPTIVKSPHDTEVLEGEGFDLPCGLAGDPKPTVTWRKESGRLPEGRSRKLLDNTLRIEDARQEDEGKYFCEGHNEGGNVTISVYLYVYEAPTFMEAPVDVVIREGESIMLPCRAKGRPGVRIFWDRIDRKHVDNSEQHEEGVEGGAGSESTLANDPSSSSSLSAAATKRRRRSVASRVEGFAFAPPDVASFVANGSGDLGEEGGRGRGNWTIKIEPVSERQLQRQYPTRLSSFRADSPEHRRMLLRSRRDTSSSPEEDGQHAETLGTSAPTSTGTQPPTGHPPSSSMLEFEDSGGLTLKQISKGDEGWYACAAINEAGSIVKKIRLTVLGKDEPVDVRKDALAAGYEQHRWANHHQFIVLNNVFTVSASSIGVTWDVTDSTSRMQLRMYYRVASRPVDYYLYNSSFSSVLTTSNLKELTLTGLRPYSEYEIFASIPEGLAGSVSNIRRGRTLDGPPTAPPTDVRVGVINTTAAFVRWSPPPAHLLNGELTGYKIQIKSNATNKVLGQMSLNSSTQSVVINSLTPGAMYIARVASLTAGGIGPYSSPTPLHMDPQNIVRTDPTPSYWTASWMSGTALVVVCVGIISAAIFAIFWTVRKKQSVKASYPGPSVTTIIPDKQHTLWLHGNTLVKAHPSHSLDPPSTSEYAELTNNTMPSAQQMGKLMNNLGGGGNIPPEPYATVTLQRGGMMTLGGLGGGGGPGGGGMGPTLSEESCLKCSNGNSPASSNEYNAPMREPINISDVLPPPPDHPYGTYRPPNNMTIRTNPAALSPQMMRKNGGGGPNQSNGSQPRWDTLPPPIPSFPQNWIRQHPNQHHHQHHPNHHHQQQLNHQDMYNNVSGPENDYESGSVLYEQCYRTGPPSSGGGSAGGGSGINDPMLIGGNIEFFSQAGEPTEEFYRNVNQEFSDDMGFEPASPPAPCPESVPFNGAKYLSSESPMMTARRQHNSGVGGRGGGYGGGHHHPMNHPHQQQQQQQQQQQQHGQNSVEHSSDDSECDCGNGSNEGRWVPRTKPRTRSRSKSTDRKYNRNLIR; encoded by the exons CACAACAGCGGCCGAAAATTACCGAGCACCCGAAGGATGCGGTCGCGGCCAAGGACGAACCGCTGACGCTCAACTGCAAGGCGACCGGCCGGCCACCGCCCGAGTTCGTCTGGTTCCAGAACGGGATGCCGCTGTCGCCGTCCGATCGGCGCGTCATCCTGCCGGAAGGATCGCTCTTCTTTCTGAG GGTGACGCAAAACAAACGGGAACAGGACGCCGGCGTTTACCACTGCGAGGCCCGGAACTCGGCCGGAGTGGCCGTCAGTGAGAACGCGACGCTACAGATTGCAG TGCTCCGGGACGACTTCCGGCTGATGCCGAAGGACACGGTCGCGCTGGTTGGTGGACCGGTGGTGCTGAACTGTACGCCACCGCGCGGTATTCCCGAACCGTCCGTCCTGTGGATCAAGGACGGCAAGATACTGGACATCAACGGGAAGCACCATTCGCTGGTGGACTCGGGCAGCCTGCTCATCTCGGAGATTCAACCGAGCGACTCGGGAAAGTACGAGTGTTCGGCGCAGAGTATGGCCGGCACGAAGACGACCCCGGCCGTCCACCTGAAGGTGCTCGCTCCGCCGACGATCGTAAAGAGCCCGCACGACACGGAGGTGCTTGAGGGGGAGGGCTTCGATCTGCCGTGTGGGCTCGCCGGCGACCCGAAGCCGACGGTGACCTGGCGCAAGGAAAGTGGCCGTTTGCCGGAGGGTCGCTCCCGGAAGCTGCTCGACAATACGCTGCGCATTGAAGACGCGCGCCAAGAGGACGAGGGAAAGTACTTCTGCGAGGGCCACAACGAGGGCGGTAACGTCACGATCTCGGTGTATCTGTACGTGTACGAGGCACCCACGTTCATGGAGGCGCCGGTGGACGTGGTGATCCGCGAGGGCGAATCGATTATGCTGCCCTGTCGGGCGAAGGGACGTCCCGGAGTGCGCATCTTCTGGGATCGTATCGATCGGAAGCACGTGGACAATAGCGAACAGCACGAGGAAGGCGTCGAGGGTGGAGCGGGCAGTGAGTCAACGTTAGCGAACGACCcttcgtcctcctcgtcaCTGTCTGCGGCCGCCACGAAAAGACGTCGCCGAAGTGTTGCGTCGCGAGTGGAAGGTTTCGCGTTCGCTCCACCCGATGTGGCCTCGTTCGTGGCAAATGGAAGTGGTGACCTCGGCGAGGAGGGTGGTCGCGGGCGTGGCAATTGGACGATTAAGATTGAGCCCGTCTCCGAGCGGCAACTGCAGCGACAATATCCAACCCGGCTATCGTCCTTCCGCGCCGATTCGCCCGAGCACCGACGCATGCTACTGCGCAGTCGAAGAGATACCAGCAGCTCCCCGGAGGAAGATGGACAGCACGCGGAAACGCTGGGAACTTCGGCACCGACGTCCACGGGGACGCAGCCACCAACCGGTCACCCACCGAGCAGCAGCATGCTCGAGTTCGAGGACAGCGGAGGACTGACGCTCAAGCAGATCTCCAAAGGGGACGAGGGTTGGTACGCTTGCGCGGCCATCAACGAAGCCGGCAGCATCGTCAAGAAGATCCGGCTAACCGTACTGGGCAAGGACGAACCGGTGGACGTGCGGAAGGACGCACTGGCCGCCGGTTACGAACAGCACCGATGGGCCAACCATCACCAGTTCATCGTGCTGAACAACGTGTTCACCGTGTCGGCCAGCTCGATCGGCGTGACGTGGGACGTGACGGACAGTACGTCCCGCATGCAGCTGCGCATGTACTACCGCGTCGCATCCCGTCCGGTCGACTACTATCTGTACAATTCGTCCTTCAGCAGCGTGCTGACCACGAGCAACCTGAAGGAGCTTACCCTCACCGGGCTGCGGCCGTACAGCGAGTACGAGATCTTCGCCAGCATTCCCGAGGGTTTGGCCGGTTCGGTTTCGAACATAAGACGTGGACGCACGCTCGATGGGCCTCCGACAGCGCCCCCTACCGATGTGCGCGTTGGTGTGATCAACACGACGGCGGCGTTCGTCCGATGGTCTCCACCCCCCGCCCATCTGCTCAATGGAGAACTCACGGGGTACAAG ATACAAATAAAATCGAACGCTACCAATAAAGTACTCGGACAAATGTCGCTCAACTCGTCGACGCAGTCGGTCGTCATCAACAGTCTCACGCCGGGCGCGATGTACATTGCCCGTGTCGCGAGCCTTACTGCCGGCGGGATTG GTCCTTATAGTTCTCCGACACCGCTTCATATGGATCCGCAGAACATTGTGCG aacCGATCCAACGCCCAGCTACTGGACTGCCTCGTGGATGTCCGGTACGGCCCTGGTGGTGGTCTGCGTCGGCATCATCAGTGCAGCTATCTTTGCCATCTTCTGGACGGTGCGCAAGAAGCAGAGCGTCAAGGCGTCCTACCCGGGTCCCTCCGTAACGACGATCATTCCGGACAAGCAGCACACACTCTGGCTACACGGCAACACGCTCGTGAAAGCTCACCCGTCCCACTCGCTTGACCCACCGAGCACGTCCGAGTACGCCGAGCTGACCAACAACACGATGCCGTCGGCGCAGCAGATGGGAAAGCTGATGAACAATCTGGGCGGCGGGGGAAACATTCCACCGGAACCGTATGCCACCGTGACGCTCCAGCGTGGTGGTATGATGACACTCGGGGGGCTCGGAGGCGGTGGGGgacccggtggtggtggcatgGGACCGACCCTTTCGGAGGAGTCCTGCCTGAAGTGTTCGAACGGCAACAGTCCAGCGTCGAGTAACGAGTACAATGCGCCGATGAGGGAACCGATCAACATCTCGGATGTTTTGCCGCCTCCACCGGATCATCCGTACGGCACGTACCGACCGCCGAACAATATGACCATCCGGACCAACCCGGCCGCCCTTTCGCCGCAGATGATGCGCAAAAACGGCGGTGGTGGACCGAACCAGTCGAACGGTAGCCAACCCCGGTGGGATACGCTTCCCCCACCGATCCCGAGCTTCCCGCAGAACTGGATCCGACAGCATCcaaaccagcaccaccaccagcaccatccgaaccaccaccatcagcagcagctgaaCCACCAGGATATGTACAACAACGTGAGCGGGCCGGAGAACGATTACGAGAGCGGGTCGGTCCTCTACGAGCAGTGCTACCGGACGGGGCCTCCTTCGAGCGGGGGCGGAAGTGCAGGCGGTGGCAGTGGCATCAACGATCCGATGCTGATCGGTGGCAACATCGAGTTCTTCAGCCAGGCGGGCGAACCGACCGAAGAGTTCTACCGCAACGTGAACCAGGAGTTCTCGGATGATATGGGTTTCGAGCCGGCGAGCCCACCGGCCCCCTGCCCCGAATCCGTCCCGTTCAACGGCGCCAAGTATCTGTCCAGCGAGAGCCCCATGATGACGGCCCGACGGCAGCACAACAGCGGTGTCGGTGGCCGAGGCGGCGGCTACGGTGGAGGCCATCACCATCCAATGAACCAtccgcaccagcagcaacaacagcaacagcagcagcagcagcagcacggccAGAACAGTGTCGAGCACAGCTCGGACGACAGTGAGTGCGATTGCGGCAACGGGAGCAACGAGGGTCGGTGGGTACCGAGAACGAAACCGCGCACCCGCAGCCGCTCCAAGTCCACCGATCGAAAGTACAATCGGAATCTCATACGATA